The genomic stretch GTCGCGAAGACCGCGGCCGCGCGGGCGTGATGCAGCAACCCGCCGAGGTAGTGCATGGCCGTGTCCGAGAGCAGCCGGCCCTCGCCGATGAAGGCGTTGCGCCCGGTGGCGCGGCACACCAGCGATTGATGCAGATGCCAGCCGCTGGACATGACGTTGGGGATGCGCGGGCGGCACATGAAGGTGGCGTGATAGCCATGCCGCCGCGCCACCTGCTTCACCGCCGAGCGGAACAGCACCATCAGATCGGCCGAGGCGAGGCCCCCCAGGGCCTGGAAGGTGAATTCCACCTGGCTCGGGCCGTATTCCACCTCCATGGAGCGCAGCGGCAGGCCGAGCGCCTGCACCTCGCGCCGCAGGATTTCCAAGGCGGGGTCCAGCTGGTCGTATTTCAGCTCGGTCAGGTAATTGTAGCCCTGGGTCAGCAGCGCGACCTCGGGCGGGGTTCCGGGCTGCCCGGCATCCTCCGGGGCGAGCTTCGGGTCGAGCAGCTTGAAGAGGTGGAACTCCACCTCGATGCCCGCGATGAAATCGAAGCCCTGCGCCTCGGCGCATTCCAGCTGGCGCTTGAGGATGCCGCGGGTGGAATAGGGGGCGATGCGCCCATCGGCGAAATGCGCCTCGCACAGCATCCAGCCGGTATGCGGCGCCCAGGGCAACAGCTTGAAGCTGGCGGGATCAGGGATGAGCAGCACATCGGCCGCCCCTTCCAGCGCGCGATCACCCAATCCGCCGCCGGCCGTGAAAACCGGAAAGACGGTGCGGTGGGAGGTGTCCTTCAGCAGCAAGGTGGTGGTCATCGCGACACCCTCGCTCAGCGCGCGCGCGGCCTCGCTCGCCATGATGGTCTTGCCGCGCAGGATGCCGTGCTGGTCGGGATAGGCGAGGCGGATCACGCCCAGGTTTTCGGCCGTGATGCGGGCCAGCACCTCGGCCCGGGCGGCCGTGGAATGCAGGCCGTGGCGCTCCGAAAAGCTCACTTCGCCGGGAGTGCCGATGGCACCCGGGCTGCGGCCAGCGCCGGCGGGGCCCAGGGGGCGGCGGCGCGGCGCCGTGCCACGGCCTCGCGCCAATGCGCCTCCCAGCGGGCGGTGGGCGCCATGGCGTCAATCGTCAGCGGACCGGCGATGGCGCCGGCCTCGGGGCCTTGCATCAGCGCGGGGCGCCCGGCTTCCTCGATCGCGGCCATGCCGCGCAGCAGCAGGCGGCGGTTGGCGGCGATCGCCTTGTCGGAGCTTGCCAGATGCTCGCGCGTGCGGTCCTGGATGGCGCCCTGGCTTTCCACCGCCCATTGGTCATGCACGTTGATATCCTCGCCCATGCCCGTGTAGGTGGCGCTCGCCTGCTCCTCGGCCGAAAAGCCGTAATCATTGTGGCGGCCCTTCTTCGGCAGATAATCGGGCAGGGAATAGGATTGCAGGCGCTGGGCGCGCATCGCGGCACGGTCCACCGGGCCCGCGAAGCTCGTGAAGATCGCGACCCAGTAGCAATGCGTGTCATCCACCGGGATGTGCCATTGGGTGATGGTCATCTCGGCACTCATCGGGATGACGAAGGCCTGCGGGAACACCAGGTTCGTCACCCGCACATGCGTCGTGGTGGCGTTGATCTCGCGCAGCGCGGTGAGGCGCAGGCCGTAATCGGTGTTATCCACCTCGATGCGCGGGCGCGGGAATTCCCGCAGCACATAGGTCATCGGCAGGTCGGAGCCGTCGGAATTGGCGCGGAACTGCTTGCCATAGGCATCGGCTGCATCGCCATCATCGAAGAAGCGATGCAGGAAACTCGCATGCGCGGGATCAATGCCGACTTCCAGCGCCTGGAGCCAGTTGCACGCGATCAGCCCCTTGAAGGCGAAGGTGTGGCTGGCTGGGGCGACGAAGCAATCCAGGCCAGGCAGGGCAGGGGGCTCGCCCTCACCCAGCCAGGCGAAGATCACGCCGCTCAACTCCCGCACGGGGTAGCTGCGCTGGCGGATGCGGGTGCAGAGGCTGCTGTCCTCGGGCTCCGCGGGCGTGTCCAGGCAGCGGCCCTGCGCGTCAAACAGCCAGCCATGGAAGGGGCAGCGCAGGCCACCATCCTCCAGCCGGCCAAAGGCGAGGTCGGCGCCGCGATGCGGGCAATCGCGGTCGAGCAGGCCAAGCCGCCCGGCCTCATCCCGGAACAGCACGAAATCCTGGCCGAGGGCGCGGATGGCGCGCACTGGGCGGGGGCCCTCCAGCTCATCGGCCAGGGCGACGGGCTGCCAGTAATGTCGCAGCAATCTGCCGCCAGGCGTGGCAGGGCCGACGCGGGTCAGGCGCTCATTCTGTTCCGCGGAGATCATCGCCCAATTCCCTCACTTATGGCTCACGCAACCGCCTTCCCTGGTATCGCGGCCGAACATGCCGGCGCTCAGGCCGGCGCGGGTGGCCGCATCTTGTGCCATTCCGTGGCCTGTTCAAAGGCCTGGGCGATGCGCAGCAACTCCGCTTCGCCAAAGCTGCGGCCGACGATCTGCAATGAGAGCGGCAGCCCATTCGCGGCAAGCCCGGCCGGCAGGCAGATCGCCGGGTGGCCGGTTACGTTGAAGGCCGCCGTGATGGGCTGGGCGCGACGCCAGGGGCCATCATCCACATCCACGGCGGCGGGTGCTGCACCATGCGCCGGCGCGCAGAGAATGCCGTCCACCCGGGTGAAATGCGCATCCACCTCCTGCGTCAACTGATGGCGCAGCCGCTGGGCCTGGACGTATTGCGGGCCGGTAACGAAGGCGCCGAGCGCGATGCGCTCGAAGGTCACGCGGCCATAGGCCTCGGGCTGGCGGCGCATATCCTGTTGATGGATGGCGAAGCTTTCGGCGTGCAGGATGGTCCAGCAGGCGGCCTCGAAGCGGCGCAAGGCGGGCAGGCTGATCTCGATGATCTCCGCCCCCAGCGCGGCCAGGGCCTGGGCGGCGGCGTCCAGCGCCGCCTGGGCCTCGGCGTCTATGCCGGCCTCGATCCCATAGGCGCGCGCATAGCCAAGGCGCATGCCCGCCACACCTGCCTTGAGGCCGCCCAGGTAATCCCCGACCGGCTGGTTGGCGGAGCCCGGATCGGCCGGGTCAAAGCCCGCCAGCACCTGCATCGCCATGGCGCAATCCTCCACCGTGCGGGTCAGCGGCCCGGTATGGTCCAGCCCGAAGCTGAGCGGCACCACGCCGCGCCGGCTCAGCCGCCCATAGGTGGGCTTGAGGCCGACGCAGCCGGAAAACGCCGCCGGCAGCCGGATCGAGCCGCCGGTATCGGAGCCCATGGCCAGCGCCACCATGCCCGAGGCCACCGCCGCCCCCGAGCCGGAGGAGGAACCGCCCGCGAAATGCGCCGTGTTCCAGGGATTTTTCGCGCGCGGGAAGGGCAGGGTGTCATTCACCCCGCCACGCGCGAATTCATGCGTGGCAAGCTTGCCCAGCAGCACCATGCCGGCCGCCTCAAGCCGCTCCGTCGCGTCGGAATCCGCGGTGGCGACGTTGTTCAGCAACACCCGCGAATGCGCCGTCGTGCGCACGCCCGCCACGTCGTAGATATCCTTGAGCGCATAGGGGATGCCGTGCAGCGGGCCGATGCGGCGGCCGGCCTTGATCTCGGCCTCGGCGGTGGCGGCCGCACTGCGGGCGCGCTCCGCCGTCAGGGTGATGAAGGCGTCGAGCTTGGGGTCGAGTTCGGCGATGCGCGCCAAGGCCGCCTCGGTCAGGGCCACGGGCGAGAGGCTGCCCGCGGCAATGCCGGCCGAGGCTTCCGCGAGGCTGGGGACCGGCGCCGCCATCACGCGCGCACCGGGCTGGCGACGGGATGCGGGGCTGCCGCCGGCTCATGCGCGTAAGGGGTCGGCTCATCCAGCACGATCGCCAGGGCGCGCCAGGAGCGATAGGCCTCCAGCATGATGCCGTAGCGCTCCGGTGCGATGGTGATGCCGGCGACGCGCAGCGCGGCCTGGAAATCCAGTTCCATGTCGGTGGTCATGTGGTCACTCCTGAATGTGTCAAAGACCGAGCTTGTCCAGCACGCGCCCTTCCCAGACCTTGCCCATGACGCCGAGCTTCCAGAAGCCGTGGAAGGGCATCGGCTTGATGGAGGTCATGGGCATGTCCAGCGCCTCGGCCGCGGTGCCCAGCAGGCGGCGCGCCACCTGGCCGCCCATCGCCGTCGCCATCGCGACACCGCGGCCGCTATAGCCGAGGGCGGCGATCAGCCCGGGTGCCGGCTCATGCAGATGCGGATAGTAATCCGGCGTCACGCCCAGCTGCCCGTTCCAGCCATGCGTCCAGGCCACATCGCGGAATTGCGGCCAGAGCCTGGCTGCATATTCCGTGATCCAGCGGATCGGCGTCGTGTCGCTGATCGGCCGCTGTGGCCCGCGCCCGCCGATGACCAGGCGATTCTGCCGGTCCATCCGGTAATAGACGGTGACGCGCCCGGTTTCGTAGAGCGAGGTGCGGCGCGGCATGATCGCGCGCGCCAGATCCTCGGGCAGTGGCGCCGAGGCCGCGACGGAGCTGAAGGCGGGCACGATGCTCCGCCGCAGCCCGGGCCAGAGATCATCGGTATAGCCATTGGTGGCCAGCACGACATGCTGCGTGCGGATTTCGCCGGCGGGGGTCTGCACGCTCCAGCCGGTGGCGCCGGGTGTGAGCCGCGTGGCCGGCGTACCGCCATGGATGCGCGCCCCCTGGTCGATCGCGGCGCGTGCCAGGCCACGCGCATAGGAGAGCGGCTGCAGGTCACCGCCGCGCGCATCCAGCATCGCCGCCGTGTAGCGTTGCGTGCCGGTCAGTGCCGCGGTTTCGGCTGCGTTGGTGAAGCTGACGGGCCAGCCGCGGCGGATGCCTTGCTCGGCGCTGCGCTCGGCCTCGGCTGCCGCCTTGGCGCCGATGGCGGCGCGCAGCGTGCCCTCCTGCCGCGCCTCGCACGGAATCTGATGGCGGCGGATGAGTTCGAACAGCGCATCGGGCGCGCCGTAGGAGAGGCGCAGCATGCGCCCGCCCATCTCCGCGCCGAAATCGCGCTCCACCTGGTCCGGGTCATGCTTCAGGCCGGGATTTACCTGCCCGCCATTGCGGCCCGAGGCGCCCCAGCCGGGCTCCCGCGCTTCGATCACCACGACGCGCGTGCCGGCTTCCGCCAGGCGCAGCGCGGTGGAAAGGCCGGTGATGCCGGCCCCCACGATACACACATCGGCCTGCGCCATGCCATCCAGCGGCGGGGTGGGGGCAGCCGGTATGGCGGTCTGCGCGTAGAGGCTGGGGGGCAGGCTCATCGGATGGGCACTCCGCGCAGGCGCCGCACTGCCCAATCGGTGATGAGGGCGAGCACTGTGACGCCGATCAGCACGGTGCTGACGGCCGCGATGGTGGGCTCCACCTCCAGCAGCAGGCTGTGCCAGATGCGCACCGGCAGCGTCTCGGCCCGCACACCCGCGAGGAAGAGCGAGATCATCAACTCATCGAAGGAGGTGAGGAAGGAGAACAGTGCGGCGGAAATCACCGCCGGCAATGCCAGCGGCAGCACCACCCGGCGGAACACGCCCCAACGGTCACAGCCGCAGATCATCGCCGCGCGCTCCAGATTCGGGTCCACATTCACCAGCGCCGCGCGCAGGATCACCAGCACGACGGGAAAGGCGACGACGGCATGGCTCGTCGCGATCCAGGGGCGCGAGCCGACCAGGCCGAAGCGCGCCGAAAGGTAGTAGACGCCGATCGCCGTCACCACATGCGGGACGATGAGCGGGGCGAGCAGCAGCGCCGTCAGCGGCCCCTTGCCCTTGAAGCCGCCGCGCACCATCGCGTAGGCCGCGAGGAAGCCGATGAAAGTGGCGGCGATGCACGTCATCGCCGCGATCATGACCGAATTCAACAAGGCCGAGCGCCAACGGTGATCCCCCATGAAACGCTCATACCAGCGCAGGGAGAAACTCTCGGGCGGGAAGCGCATATAGCCCTCGCCGCTGAAGGAGAGCACGACGACGATCAGGATCGGCGCCAGAAACCCGACGCAAAGCAGCACCAGCAGGATCTGGATCAGCACGCGCCGCAGGATCATGGCGCAAGGCCCGGCGCGCGTGCCGAGACGCGGTGATAGACGGCATAGAGGCTGAGCGTCACGGCCAGCAGCACCAGCGTCATCAGCGCGGCCACGGGCCAGTTCAGCAGCAGCTCGATCTCCCGCTCGATCAGCATGGCGATCATGATGTCGGACGGGCCGCCCATCAGCGCGGGCGTGATGAAGAAGCCGATGCCGAGGATGAAGACGATCAGCCCGCCGGCGATCACGCCATGCAGCGTGAGCGGCATGAACACCTTGAAGAAGACCCGCAAGGGCGAGGCGCCCATGCCCTCGGCCGCCTGCAGGAGGCGCGGATCCACCGCCTTCATGGCGCTGTAGAGCGTCAGCACCATGTAGGGCAGCAGCACATAGGTCATGCCGATCAGCACGCCCGCGCGGTTGTACATCAGCTGCAAGGGCGCCTCGATGATGCCCAGGCCCAGCAGCGCCTGGTTGATCAGCCCGTTGCGCCCCAGCAGGACCATCCAGGCATAGGTGCGCACGATGACGCTGGTGAAATAGGGCAGCAGGATGCAGACCAGGATGAGCGTGAAGACCAGCCCCTTGGCGCGCGAGAGCGCATAGGCCACCGGATAGCCGATGAGCAGCGTGAGGCAGGTGACCAGGAAGGCGATCCAGTTGGTGTTGAGGATGGCGCCGATGATGGCGCGAGAGCCCAGCACGGCCACTGCCTCCTCCCAGATTTCGGCCAGGCCGCCCAATTCGCTCAGCGCGCCGATGACGAACCAGCCGATCGGGATCAGGAAGACGAGCGCCATGAGCAGCAGCGCCGGCAGCAGCAGCAGGAAGGCGCCGAGGTGACCGAGCGGCATGGCCTCAGTGCCCGTGACGCGAGTGGTGCGGCGAAGGCATGCGCGCCGGTATCATCGGGCAGCTTCCCGCGGATGCGTGTGTGAGGGGCTTGGCGTCATGCGCGCTCAGCCCGGCAGCAGGCGGCAATCCGCCGCTTGCCAATGCGCGACCACATGATCCCCGGCCGCGAAGCCGGTGACGCCCGGGGCATTGGCGGCGTCACAGAGCAGCGGCTCCGCCTCGCCGATATCCACGCCATAGCGAACGATGTTGCCGAGGAAGGAGGCATGCAGGATGCGCCCGGCGAGTTGATTCGCCCCCTCCAGCGCATCGCCCGCGCGCAGCGAGAGCTTTTCGGGCCGCATGAACAGATAGCCGCCGCCCGTCGCCAAATGCCCGTGATCCGCCAGCGCGGGCCGGTCCCGGATGAACACCTGGCCGCTGGAATCCCGCCGCGCCGCGATCAGATTGGCCTCACCCAGGAAGCGGCCGACGAAGGCGCTCTCTGGGTTTTCATAGACCTGGCGCGGCGGGCCCTGCTGGATGACGCGCCCGCCATCCATGATGGCGATGCGGTCCGACATGGTCAGCGCTTCCTCCTGGTCATGCGTCACATAGACGACGGTCATGCCGAGGCGACGCTGGATCTCCTTGATCTCGATCTGCATGTGAAAGCGCAGGTTCTTGTCGAGCGCGCCCAGCGGCTCATCCATCAGCACCACCGAGGGCTGCGCGACCACGGCGCGCGCGAGGGCCACGCGTTGCTGCTGCCCGCCCGATAATTGCTTGCCGAAGCGCCGCTCGAAGCCGGTGAGCTTCACCAGCGCCAGCGCCTCCATCACGCGTTGCGTGACTTCGGCCTGGGGGCGGCGCTGCACGCGCAGCGGGAAGGCGACATTCTCGAACACGTCCAGATGCGGGAAAATCGCATAGTTCTGGAACACCATGCCGAGGCCCCGCGCGCGTGGCGGAGCCGCCGTCACATCGCGGCCGGCCAGCATGACGCGGCCGGCATCGGGCAGCACGAAGCCGGCCAGCATGGAGAGCGTGGTCGTCTTGCCGCTGCCGGAGGGGCCGAGCAACGTCAGGAACTCGCCCGGCGCCACGCTGAGTGTGACGTCCGAGACCACGGTTTCCGCGCCATAGCGCTTGGTCAGCCCGTCCAGCAGGATGGCGGGCTCGCTCAAGCCCGGCGCCTCCAGCCCCGCCGGTTCACCCCGCACGGATTCAACCGAGAATCCAGCGCGACCAGCGGCGATTCACGGCGGCCCGGTTATCCTCCCACCAATCAATGCTCTTGTAGAAGCCTTGCGCGCGGGAGGCGGGGCTGCCCGGCATGCGGGCCAATTGCTCGGCCGGCAGCAGCGCGAAGGCCTGGTTATTGGTCGGGCCGTAGGTCAGCTCGCGGCAATATTCCGCCTGCACCGCGGGCTGCATCATGAAGTCGATCAGCCGCTGGGCATTCGCCGCGTTGCGCGCGCCGCGAAAGATGCTCGCCGCTTGCACTTCGATCATGGCCTGGCCCCAATCAATGCCCAGCGGCGCGCCACGGTCGATCAGCACCTGCACGCGGCCATTCCAGAAGGAGCCGAGCACAACCTCCTTGTCCGCCAGCATCTGCGCGGAGAGCGCGCCGGTATCCCAGAATTTCGGAACGCTGCGGCGAATGCGGTCGAGGCTGCGGAAGGCGCGCTCCATATCGAGCGGATAGAGCCGGTCCATCGGCACGCCATCGGCCAGCAGCGCGAATTCGAGATTGGGCGAGCCGGTCGCCATGTCGGCGAGGGTGCGTGGCCCGGGGAAGCGCGTCGTGTCCCAGAATTCCGCCCAATTCGTTGGGTGGGCGTTGGGAAACGTCTCCTTGCTGTAGCCGATGACCGAAGCATAAAGCAGGTTGCCGACGCGGGTGGGGAATTTCACCGAGGTATCCACATCCTCAGGCTTGGTCAGGCGCCAGCTGCCGTAATCCAGATCCGCCAGGGCATTCTGGCGGCGCAGCTGTTCAAGCACGCTGTCGCCCGCGTCAATCACGTCCAGCTCCACATTGCCCGAGCGGAACATGGCGAGCAGCCGTGCCGCCGTGGCGGCGACGGAGGTGACGCGCACGCCGGTGGCGCGGGTGAAGGGCTCATAGACCACGCGGCGCATCGTATCTTCATAGGCGCCACCCGGATTGCGGACGATCACCTCGCCCGCCTGCGCATGGGCATTGCCGATGAAAGGTGCAGAAAGCGCCAGCGTGAGCACGCCACGGCGGGGAAGGGAATGAAGCGTCATCGCAGATGACTCCTTGGGGTATGGGTTGATCGCCAAATCACTTGCTGAATTCACGCGAACCGCTGACCTTCCGTTTTTGATCAAGCAATAACCGCGCCACTGAACCGCGTGGGCGACAGGGCATCCATCGCCGGCATGCCGCGGCCCGCCATGGCGCCGGCCAGCATCCGGCCCGAGGGCGGGCCGCCCGTCATGCCGAAATGCCCATGGCCGAAGCACAGATAGAGGCCAGGCCGCCCCGGCACGCCGCCCACCACGGGAAGGCTGTCGGGGAAGGAGGGACGCTGGCCGAACCAGAAGCGCGGCGCGCCGAATTCGAGATCGGGGAACAGGCGCTTCGCCTGCTGCGCGAGCTGGGCGGCGCGCCGCTCGTCCGGCGGTGCGCGCAGCCCTGCGAATTCCACCGTGCCGGCGGCGCGCAGCCCATCCTCCATGGGCGTCAGGCCGAAGCCGCGACTTTTGTGCAGGATGGGCACGCGCAGCTCGATCGAGGGATTGGGCAGATGCGCGTGATAGCCACGCTCCGTCTCCAGCGGCAGGCGAATGCCCAGCGGTGCCAGCAGCTCGGCCGACCAGGCGCCGCCCGCGACGACCAGCGCCTCGGCCGCATGCATCCCGGTATTGGCCAGCACGCTCCAGCCACCGCCTTCGCGCGGGATCAACTTCAGCGCCTTTTGCGGTAGGATCACGCCGCCTTCGGCCAGCACCTGTTCCGCCAGGGAATGCACGGCACGGGCGGGGCTGACCGTATGGCCATTGCCCGGCACCAGCAGCCCGCGCGTGACCTCACGCGAGATGCCCGGAAACAGCTGCCGCAGGTCATCGGGGCCAAGTGCCTCGGCGCGGATGCCGTGCCTCGCGCGCAGCGTCGTCTCCAGCGCACCCGGGCCCCCGCTGCCCTCCCAAAGCTGGACCTGGCCGCTTTGGCGCATCAGGCCGCGAAAGCCGGTCTCGCCCAGCAGTTCACGCCAGACCTCCAGTGCCGGGGCGTGCAGCGCATGCAGTGCCGCGGCATTGGCCTCGACCCGAGCGAGGCGCGTCTCGCCCAGCCAGCGCGCCAGCCAAGGGGACAGCTTTGGCAGATAGGCCGGGCGGATGGTGAGTGGGCCCAGCGGATCGCGCAGCCAGCCTGGCACCTTGCGCCACATGCCGGGCATGGCGGCGGGGATGACCGTATCGGGGCTGAGCAGCCCGGCATTGCCGAAGCTGGCGCCGCCCGCCGGCCCCAGCGGGTCCAGCAGCGTGACCTTCCAGCCCTCGCGCTGCAGGAACACCGCGGTGGACAGGCCCGCGACGCCGGCCCCCAGGATGATGGCATCGCGCGGCATCAGGCGTTGACGATCAGGCGGCGCGGCGCCTGTGTCAGCCGCTCGGGGCCGGCCTCGCTGACCAGCACCGTCTCGCTGATCGCGCTGCCGCCGGCCGAGGCATAGACGTGGAACACCATGCCGGCCTCCAGCGGCCAATCCGCCACGGGGGTCAGGATGCGCGTGAAGTCGCTGGTGCGCGGCGTCTGCGGTGCGTAGAGGCCGAGCGTATAGGCGGTGATATTGTCATAGCTGTCCCGCAGGCCGGCGCGGACCACGCCCTCGCGCAGGATGGCATCCACCTCGCGCGCTGACGCACCGGGGCGCATGGCGGCGATCTGGGCGTCCTGCAGGGCGATCAGCGCCTCGGTGGCGCGCTGTGCGGCGTCGCTGGGCGGGCCGAGGCTGACGCAGCGCATGATGCGCGCGCTGTAGCCCGCGATGCGCGGTGTCAGCTCGATATGCACCATGTCGCCCTGGGTCAGGGTGCGCGTGTCCAGCGGCGCATGCAGGAAGTCCCAGCCGGTGACGGTGCTGATCGGGCCGGGCAGGGACGGATCGGCGCCCATGCGCAGGAAGCAGGCGGTGACGGCCACCGCCGCATCCCGTTGCGTGCCGCCGACATTCAGTGCCGCCGCAGCCTCGGCGATGGCGGTATCGGCCACGCCAGCCGAGCGGCGCAGCAGGGCGATTTCGGCGGGTGACTTGATCAGCCGCAACTCATGCACGAGCGGGCCGAGATCAATGAATCCGGCCCGTGGCAGGGCCGCCTGCAGCGCGTCAAACCGCGCCAGCGACATGGCGTAGCTGTTGCGGTCCAGGCCGATGCGTGCGCTGGCGAGGCCACGCGCATTGAGTGCGGCGGCCAGCACCGGCATGGGGTCCGCCCAATCCTGGTAGGAGAGCACCTCCGGCACCCAGGATTGCGCGCGGCAGACGCTGGCGTCCAGCGCGCGGATGAGGATGAAGGGTGCTGCCTCCAGCGGCACCACGAGGCAGCGCCAGCGGTTCAGCGAGGAGCCATAGCCACCGAGCCAGGCCATCGCCTCGATCTCGTCGAAGATGGCGGCGGCGACGCCCTGCCGCGCCATCACCGCG from Sediminicoccus sp. KRV36 encodes the following:
- a CDS encoding glutamine synthetase family protein; amino-acid sequence: MARGRGTAPRRRPLGPAGAGRSPGAIGTPGEVSFSERHGLHSTAARAEVLARITAENLGVIRLAYPDQHGILRGKTIMASEAARALSEGVAMTTTLLLKDTSHRTVFPVFTAGGGLGDRALEGAADVLLIPDPASFKLLPWAPHTGWMLCEAHFADGRIAPYSTRGILKRQLECAEAQGFDFIAGIEVEFHLFKLLDPKLAPEDAGQPGTPPEVALLTQGYNYLTELKYDQLDPALEILRREVQALGLPLRSMEVEYGPSQVEFTFQALGGLASADLMVLFRSAVKQVARRHGYHATFMCRPRIPNVMSSGWHLHQSLVCRATGRNAFIGEGRLLSDTAMHYLGGLLHHARAAAVFATPTINGYRRYRPYSLAPDRAIWGVDNRGVMVRALGTPGDAATRLENRVGEPAANPYLYLASQLAFGLEGIAQQRDPGPSADTPYETQAPMLPRSLAEALDALEASEAAAAIFGRPFLDYLLRIKRAEIARFEAEVTAWEHREYFEIF
- a CDS encoding aromatic ring-hydroxylating dioxygenase subunit alpha, with the protein product MISAEQNERLTRVGPATPGGRLLRHYWQPVALADELEGPRPVRAIRALGQDFVLFRDEAGRLGLLDRDCPHRGADLAFGRLEDGGLRCPFHGWLFDAQGRCLDTPAEPEDSSLCTRIRQRSYPVRELSGVIFAWLGEGEPPALPGLDCFVAPASHTFAFKGLIACNWLQALEVGIDPAHASFLHRFFDDGDAADAYGKQFRANSDGSDLPMTYVLREFPRPRIEVDNTDYGLRLTALREINATTTHVRVTNLVFPQAFVIPMSAEMTITQWHIPVDDTHCYWVAIFTSFAGPVDRAAMRAQRLQSYSLPDYLPKKGRHNDYGFSAEEQASATYTGMGEDINVHDQWAVESQGAIQDRTREHLASSDKAIAANRRLLLRGMAAIEEAGRPALMQGPEAGAIAGPLTIDAMAPTARWEAHWREAVARRRAAAPWAPPALAAARVPSALPAK
- a CDS encoding amidase, yielding MAAPVPSLAEASAGIAAGSLSPVALTEAALARIAELDPKLDAFITLTAERARSAAATAEAEIKAGRRIGPLHGIPYALKDIYDVAGVRTTAHSRVLLNNVATADSDATERLEAAGMVLLGKLATHEFARGGVNDTLPFPRAKNPWNTAHFAGGSSSGSGAAVASGMVALAMGSDTGGSIRLPAAFSGCVGLKPTYGRLSRRGVVPLSFGLDHTGPLTRTVEDCAMAMQVLAGFDPADPGSANQPVGDYLGGLKAGVAGMRLGYARAYGIEAGIDAEAQAALDAAAQALAALGAEIIEISLPALRRFEAACWTILHAESFAIHQQDMRRQPEAYGRVTFERIALGAFVTGPQYVQAQRLRHQLTQEVDAHFTRVDGILCAPAHGAAPAAVDVDDGPWRRAQPITAAFNVTGHPAICLPAGLAANGLPLSLQIVGRSFGEAELLRIAQAFEQATEWHKMRPPAPA
- a CDS encoding FAD-binding oxidoreductase; its protein translation is MSLPPSLYAQTAIPAAPTPPLDGMAQADVCIVGAGITGLSTALRLAEAGTRVVVIEAREPGWGASGRNGGQVNPGLKHDPDQVERDFGAEMGGRMLRLSYGAPDALFELIRRHQIPCEARQEGTLRAAIGAKAAAEAERSAEQGIRRGWPVSFTNAAETAALTGTQRYTAAMLDARGGDLQPLSYARGLARAAIDQGARIHGGTPATRLTPGATGWSVQTPAGEIRTQHVVLATNGYTDDLWPGLRRSIVPAFSSVAASAPLPEDLARAIMPRRTSLYETGRVTVYYRMDRQNRLVIGGRGPQRPISDTTPIRWITEYAARLWPQFRDVAWTHGWNGQLGVTPDYYPHLHEPAPGLIAALGYSGRGVAMATAMGGQVARRLLGTAAEALDMPMTSIKPMPFHGFWKLGVMGKVWEGRVLDKLGL
- a CDS encoding ABC transporter permease, translating into MILRRVLIQILLVLLCVGFLAPILIVVVLSFSGEGYMRFPPESFSLRWYERFMGDHRWRSALLNSVMIAAMTCIAATFIGFLAAYAMVRGGFKGKGPLTALLLAPLIVPHVVTAIGVYYLSARFGLVGSRPWIATSHAVVAFPVVLVILRAALVNVDPNLERAAMICGCDRWGVFRRVVLPLALPAVISAALFSFLTSFDELMISLFLAGVRAETLPVRIWHSLLLEVEPTIAAVSTVLIGVTVLALITDWAVRRLRGVPIR
- a CDS encoding ABC transporter permease: MPLGHLGAFLLLLPALLLMALVFLIPIGWFVIGALSELGGLAEIWEEAVAVLGSRAIIGAILNTNWIAFLVTCLTLLIGYPVAYALSRAKGLVFTLILVCILLPYFTSVIVRTYAWMVLLGRNGLINQALLGLGIIEAPLQLMYNRAGVLIGMTYVLLPYMVLTLYSAMKAVDPRLLQAAEGMGASPLRVFFKVFMPLTLHGVIAGGLIVFILGIGFFITPALMGGPSDIMIAMLIEREIELLLNWPVAALMTLVLLAVTLSLYAVYHRVSARAPGLAP
- a CDS encoding ABC transporter ATP-binding protein, coding for MSEPAILLDGLTKRYGAETVVSDVTLSVAPGEFLTLLGPSGSGKTTTLSMLAGFVLPDAGRVMLAGRDVTAAPPRARGLGMVFQNYAIFPHLDVFENVAFPLRVQRRPQAEVTQRVMEALALVKLTGFERRFGKQLSGGQQQRVALARAVVAQPSVVLMDEPLGALDKNLRFHMQIEIKEIQRRLGMTVVYVTHDQEEALTMSDRIAIMDGGRVIQQGPPRQVYENPESAFVGRFLGEANLIAARRDSSGQVFIRDRPALADHGHLATGGGYLFMRPEKLSLRAGDALEGANQLAGRILHASFLGNIVRYGVDIGEAEPLLCDAANAPGVTGFAAGDHVVAHWQAADCRLLPG
- a CDS encoding ABC transporter substrate-binding protein yields the protein MTLHSLPRRGVLTLALSAPFIGNAHAQAGEVIVRNPGGAYEDTMRRVVYEPFTRATGVRVTSVAATAARLLAMFRSGNVELDVIDAGDSVLEQLRRQNALADLDYGSWRLTKPEDVDTSVKFPTRVGNLLYASVIGYSKETFPNAHPTNWAEFWDTTRFPGPRTLADMATGSPNLEFALLADGVPMDRLYPLDMERAFRSLDRIRRSVPKFWDTGALSAQMLADKEVVLGSFWNGRVQVLIDRGAPLGIDWGQAMIEVQAASIFRGARNAANAQRLIDFMMQPAVQAEYCRELTYGPTNNQAFALLPAEQLARMPGSPASRAQGFYKSIDWWEDNRAAVNRRWSRWILG
- a CDS encoding FAD-binding oxidoreductase is translated as MPRDAIILGAGVAGLSTAVFLQREGWKVTLLDPLGPAGGASFGNAGLLSPDTVIPAAMPGMWRKVPGWLRDPLGPLTIRPAYLPKLSPWLARWLGETRLARVEANAAALHALHAPALEVWRELLGETGFRGLMRQSGQVQLWEGSGGPGALETTLRARHGIRAEALGPDDLRQLFPGISREVTRGLLVPGNGHTVSPARAVHSLAEQVLAEGGVILPQKALKLIPREGGGWSVLANTGMHAAEALVVAGGAWSAELLAPLGIRLPLETERGYHAHLPNPSIELRVPILHKSRGFGLTPMEDGLRAAGTVEFAGLRAPPDERRAAQLAQQAKRLFPDLEFGAPRFWFGQRPSFPDSLPVVGGVPGRPGLYLCFGHGHFGMTGGPPSGRMLAGAMAGRGMPAMDALSPTRFSGAVIA
- a CDS encoding Xaa-Pro peptidase family protein, producing MPHPIFDQAEFDSRIGRLRAVMARQGVAAAIFDEIEAMAWLGGYGSSLNRWRCLVVPLEAAPFILIRALDASVCRAQSWVPEVLSYQDWADPMPVLAAALNARGLASARIGLDRNSYAMSLARFDALQAALPRAGFIDLGPLVHELRLIKSPAEIALLRRSAGVADTAIAEAAAALNVGGTQRDAAVAVTACFLRMGADPSLPGPISTVTGWDFLHAPLDTRTLTQGDMVHIELTPRIAGYSARIMRCVSLGPPSDAAQRATEALIALQDAQIAAMRPGASAREVDAILREGVVRAGLRDSYDNITAYTLGLYAPQTPRTSDFTRILTPVADWPLEAGMVFHVYASAGGSAISETVLVSEAGPERLTQAPRRLIVNA